One Paroedura picta isolate Pp20150507F chromosome 3, Ppicta_v3.0, whole genome shotgun sequence genomic window carries:
- the LOC143834291 gene encoding uncharacterized protein LOC143834291 isoform X2: protein MGEGGSCIPSANHSYIGLPVPLLTFQPGQRGDPLGPGLQSLEEKKTPSDANLGVPDVIIKVEEEENPSEEYRRLPDSHKGAHGQASTNDKGLWPGTEEIRLSEPMNVTRRLFHRSLVKKPASKPSGVRGVSWRRDETLDLLALWGEQNVQEALRSCHRNIDSFEMISKEMAKRGHSRTAVECRTKAKALRLEYKRVVTLNSQTGSNRATCPYFEELHRILRGDASVKPKRVPRSLNALRKPAEPQRPRPVLQEGPEQFLAYGLPTVKVENCIEDMRCSTPATSGTAMMDPAGSRPTPHPKEETDEMPIEEAATPAHTSGDEEQCARTPESPTGSARGGVDAEPHPAELSPATRLANARAKKRRVPGLYNVAERMMEQSSREHSQEMEERRREHAAEKKRYAEDMAERRRQHEEMMAEMRADREEAREDRRLVEEALQRNFRIMEAAMKSLDRLGELIMQQQQSHAPPSCPGPLNSHAPPAQQMAMDPPTAHSSQGGSQPSHTLLLRPPRVVRPRAKYSPDI from the exons GGGTCCCTGATGTGATAATAAAagtggaggaagaggaaaaccctTCCGAGGAGTACAGGAGACTCCCAGATTCCCACAAAG GAGCCCATGGTCAAGCAAGCACGAACGACAAGGGGCTTTGGCCAGGGACGGAGGAGATAAGACTCTCGGAGCCAATGAATGTGACGAGGAGGCTGTTTCACAGATCCCTGGTGAAGAAACCAG CCAGCAAACCGTCCGGTGTCCGCGGGGTGTCATGGAGGCGCGACGAGACCCTGGACCTGCTTGCCCTCTGGGGGGAGCAAAACGTGCAGGAGGCCCTCCGCAGCTGCCACCGCAACATTGACTCCTTCGAGATGATCTCCAAGGAGATGGCCAAGCGGGGCCACAGCCGCACGGCGGTGGAGTGCCGGACCAAGGCGAAAGCCCTGCGCCTGGAGTACAAGCGGGTGGTCACCCTCAACAGCCAGACGGGCAGCAACCGGGCCACCTGCCCGTATTTCGAAGAGCTCCACCGCATCCTGCGAGGGGACGCCAGCGTGAAGCCGAAACGGGTGCCGCGCAGCCTGAACGCCCTTCGCAAGCCGGCCGAGCCGCAGAGGCCCCGCCCCGTGCTGCAGGAAGGGCCGGAGCAGTTCCTCGCCTATGGTCTGCCGACGGTCAAGGTGGAGAATTGCATAGAGGACATGCGCTGCTCCACCCCTGCAACGTCAG GAACCGCCATGATGGATCCTGCAGGCAGCcgacccaccccccaccccaaggaggAGACGGACGAGATGCCGATAGAGGAGGCAGCCACGCCAG CGCACACATCTGGGGATGAGGAGCAATGCGCCAGGACCCCTGAAAGTCCAACAGGGAGTGCTAGGGGAG GCGTGGACGCGGAGCCCCATCCGGCAGAGCTCTCCCCTGCCACACGCCTGGCCAACGCGCGGGCCAAGAAGCGCCGTGTCCCTGGTCTCTACAACGTGGCGGAGCGCATGATGGAGCAGTCCAGCAGGGAGCACAGCCAGGAGATGGAGGAGCGCCGCCGGGAGCACGCCGCGGAGAAGAAGCGGTACGCGGAAGACATGGCGGAGCGCCGCAGGCAGCACGAGGAAATGATGGCGGAGATGCGGGCGGACAGGGAAGAGGCGAGAGAGGACCGGAGGCTCGTGGAGGAAGCCCTGCAGCGCAACTTCCGCATCATGGAGGCCGCCATGAAGAGTTTGGACAGACTGGGGGAGCTGATTATGCAGCAGCAACAGAGCCACGCTCCGCCTTCGTGCCCCGGGCCCTTAAACTCCCACGCTCCTCCCGCGCAGCAGATGGCGATGGACCCCCCTACTGCCCACTCATCGCAGGGCGGAAGCCAGCCCTCCCACACACTCCTCTTGCGGCCCCCCAGGGTGGTGCGCCCCAGGGCCAAGTACTCCCCTGATATATAG